CCGACGAAGCCGGGGTCCTCTCCCCCGGCGAGGTGAGCCAGATCGAATCGGCGGCCCAGCAGGTCGCGGCCGAGAAGCAGAAGGCCGTGCGCGTGGTCTACCTGGACTCTTTTGGCTCCATGTCGGCCGAGCAGTGGGCGCAGGCGGCGGTTGACGCCAGCGGATCCAACGTCGCGGTGATCGCGATCTCGCCCACCGAGCGCACCTTCGCCGTGGACGCCGGTGACATGTGGACCCAGCGCGAGGTCGATGCGATGTACAACGCGGCCTACTCGCGGTTGACGCAGAACGACTGGTCGGGGGCCGCGCTTGCTGCCGTGGATGCCGCAGCTAAGGGCGGCTCCTCCGGCGCGGGCGGTACGGGCGGCGGCAGCGGCTCGAGTGACGCCGAGGGCATCGGCTGGGTCGCTGGCGGGCTGGGTGTGGCGGCGCTCGCGGGCGGCGGGATCTGGGCGGCGTCGCGGCGCAACACGAAGAAGACGAAGGAGCAGCAGGTCGCAGATGCGCGCGAGCTCAACCCGGGTGACACCGATTCGCTGGGTCGCCTGCCCACGCCGACGCTGGAAGAGCTCGCGCGCGACGCCCTCGTCCACGCCGACGAGTCCATCCGCCAGGGCAAGGAAGAGCTCGAGCTGGCCACCGCCGAGTTCGGCCCCGACCGCGTGCGCCCCTTCACCTCCGCGATGAACACCGCGAGCACGACCCTGCAGCGCGCGTTTTCCACCCACCAGAAGCTTTACGACGCCATCCCGGAAACCGAGCCGGAAAAGCGCGCCATGCTCATCGACATCATCTCGTCGTCCGGCAAGGCCAATGAGGCGCTGCAGGCGAAGTCGGCAGAGTTCAACGAGATGCGTGGCACGCTCATGCGCGCCGACGAAGAGATTGACAAGATCATGCAGCGCACCATCGACCTGCGGGCACGGCTCGAGCCGGCGCAACGCACGCTCGAGGACCTGCACGCGCGCTACTCCGGTGAGATGCTACAGTCCATAGCCCCGAACGTGGGCGTGGCCACCGACTCCCTCGACGAGGCGGAGAAACTGCTGGGCGAGGCCCGCACCGTGGCCGCGCAGCCGGCCGGCCGCCAGGGCGCGCTGATTGACCTGCTGGCATCCGCCTCCCACGCCATCGAAATTTCCGACACCAACCTCTCCGCCATCGAGCACGCCGACGGCAACATCCGAGACGCGAAGGCGAACCTGCCGTCGTTGATCAAGGAGATCGAGGACGAGCTGCGTGAGATCGAGAACCTCAAGGGCGCGCGCCAGCAGGGGGCGCAGATCGACGTCCCGGCACTGGACGCAATCTCCGCCGAGGCGCGCCAGGCGTTGGCGTCGATGGGCAAGCGTGCCGAGACGGACCCCCTCGCGCTCTACACCGACCTAACCGACCTGGATACGCGTATCGACGAGCAGATAGACCGCGCCCGCGGCGCCGCCTCCGACCAGAACCGCCAGCTGACCGTGTTGAAGCAGCAGCTGCAGGTGGCCGTGGCGCAAATCCAGACCGCGGAAGACCTGATCAACTCGCGCGGGCGCATCATCAGCTCCCACGCCCGCACCCTGCTCGCGGAGGCGAAGCGCCAGTACGCCGAGTCGCGTAACCGGGCTACCTCGGACACCCGCGGCGCGATCGACTTCGCGCGCACCGCGACCGAGACCGCGCGCCGCGCCGCCAGTGCCGCCAATGACGACATTCAGCGCTACCAGCAGCGGATGAACCAGCAGATGGCAGGCAGCATCGGCGGCAACATGGCCGATGCCATTATCTGGGGTTCCATCCTGTCCGGCGGGCTCGGCGGCGGGGGCGGTTTCGGCGGCGGCGGATTTGGCGGCGGCGGTGGAGGGTTCTCCGGTGGCGGGCCGATCGGCCGCGGAGGAATGTTCTAG
This window of the Corynebacterium qintianiae genome carries:
- a CDS encoding TPM domain-containing protein; the protein is MKPRYLRILLAAPLLAAGVGTAAAPAALALTTSVEAQATALKPGKLTDVVTDEAGVLSPGEVSQIESAAQQVAAEKQKAVRVVYLDSFGSMSAEQWAQAAVDASGSNVAVIAISPTERTFAVDAGDMWTQREVDAMYNAAYSRLTQNDWSGAALAAVDAAAKGGSSGAGGTGGGSGSSDAEGIGWVAGGLGVAALAGGGIWAASRRNTKKTKEQQVADARELNPGDTDSLGRLPTPTLEELARDALVHADESIRQGKEELELATAEFGPDRVRPFTSAMNTASTTLQRAFSTHQKLYDAIPETEPEKRAMLIDIISSSGKANEALQAKSAEFNEMRGTLMRADEEIDKIMQRTIDLRARLEPAQRTLEDLHARYSGEMLQSIAPNVGVATDSLDEAEKLLGEARTVAAQPAGRQGALIDLLASASHAIEISDTNLSAIEHADGNIRDAKANLPSLIKEIEDELREIENLKGARQQGAQIDVPALDAISAEARQALASMGKRAETDPLALYTDLTDLDTRIDEQIDRARGAASDQNRQLTVLKQQLQVAVAQIQTAEDLINSRGRIISSHARTLLAEAKRQYAESRNRATSDTRGAIDFARTATETARRAASAANDDIQRYQQRMNQQMAGSIGGNMADAIIWGSILSGGLGGGGGFGGGGFGGGGGGFSGGGPIGRGGMF